One segment of Paraburkholderia caribensis DNA contains the following:
- a CDS encoding ATP-binding protein, translating to MHQRESPPAATDDAATQAGASRPAMGGTQRIVKIRRDYNAWVADETLEDYALRYTPRGFRRWSELRVANTAMGAVSFLALEAIGGALVVNYGFTNAVCAILAVAVLIFLTGMPISYYAARFGVDMDLLTRGAGFGYIGSTLTSLIYAVFTFVFFALEAAIMSLALELYFGIPLSIAYVISALVIIPVVTFGITFINRLQGWTQPLWIVLLVVPYAAVLWREPHALADWFTFAGISGEDRKFNLFAFGAGCTVALSMIVQIGEQVDYLRFLPPRTSRNRVRWWIALIAAGPGWIIPGALKMLGGAFLAFLAIQHEIDPAKAVEPTQMYLVAYQYLFRSPEGALAAMTLFVIVSQIKINVTNAYAGSLAWSNFFARLTHSHPGRVVWLVFNVLIALLLVEMGVFEAISKVLALYSNVAIAWIGALVGDLVINKPLKLSPSYVEFKRAHLYDVNPVGIGAMFVASAVAALSHAGVFGPVAEALSSFIALLVAFVCAPIIALVTRGRFYLARDDSTLAPGATLRCVICENTFEREDMAHCPAYAGSICSLCCSLDSRCNDSCKPHARLTTQLGQTVRKLFPRLQLGRASLRIAQYLGLLIVGLVLLGGVMSIQWYQSVSALSDLDTIARDALLHGYLEAFFALALVGCIAAWWLVLANENRKVTQEELQRQAELLMQEIEAHRKTDAALQQASAAAESANRAKSRYVTGLSHELRTPLNSILGYAQLLLQATDELPPARREAAATIYRSGEHLLALVDGLLDVARIESGKLQLNVTEVSLPDFITQLSAMLEPQATDKGLAFDFQTTGRMPEVVRIDEKRVRQILINLIGNAIRFTSQGRVNVRAGYAWETLTFDITDTGPGIPAAELERLFLPFERGAAAREHDHGAGLGLTICRLLTELMGGNLQVQSEVGKGTRFIVKLFASEVRAPVRFSGGQINIRGYPGKRRTVLIVDDLTEQRRIITQTLVPLGFDVIEVGSGPQALQWLATGGADLILMDVAMPMMDGFEASRLIRDNHLSDAPILILSANAFADDREKGAAAGCDDYLAKPVHLPLLLDKMATLLDLQWITEPAPLSAEASLSPQAIASLPAPLLDNLRSTLEMGYMQGFIEQLDAAEHHAPELSSLLEPLRAMARRFRLSELARVLAPPQPTNPDA from the coding sequence ATGCACCAAAGGGAATCCCCGCCTGCCGCCACCGACGATGCAGCGACCCAAGCCGGGGCGTCGCGCCCGGCAATGGGCGGCACGCAACGTATCGTGAAGATTCGCCGCGACTACAACGCATGGGTCGCCGATGAAACGCTGGAGGACTACGCGCTGCGCTACACGCCGCGCGGCTTCCGGCGCTGGTCGGAACTGCGTGTCGCCAATACGGCGATGGGCGCCGTGTCCTTTCTCGCGCTCGAAGCCATCGGCGGCGCTCTTGTGGTGAATTACGGCTTCACCAACGCGGTGTGCGCGATTCTCGCGGTGGCGGTGCTGATCTTCCTGACGGGTATGCCGATCAGTTACTACGCCGCGCGCTTCGGCGTCGATATGGACCTGCTCACGCGCGGCGCGGGCTTCGGCTATATCGGCTCGACGCTGACGTCGCTGATCTATGCCGTCTTCACCTTCGTGTTCTTCGCGCTCGAAGCGGCCATCATGTCGCTCGCGCTGGAGTTGTATTTCGGCATACCGCTCTCCATCGCGTATGTGATCAGTGCGCTCGTCATCATCCCCGTGGTGACGTTCGGCATCACCTTCATCAACCGCTTGCAGGGCTGGACGCAGCCGCTGTGGATCGTGCTGCTCGTCGTCCCTTACGCAGCCGTGCTATGGCGCGAACCGCACGCACTCGCCGACTGGTTCACCTTCGCCGGGATCTCGGGCGAGGACCGCAAATTCAATCTGTTTGCGTTCGGCGCGGGCTGCACGGTGGCGCTGTCGATGATCGTGCAGATCGGCGAACAGGTCGATTATCTGCGTTTCCTGCCACCGCGCACGAGCAGGAACCGCGTGCGCTGGTGGATTGCGTTGATCGCGGCAGGACCAGGCTGGATCATTCCCGGCGCACTGAAGATGCTCGGCGGTGCATTCCTCGCGTTTCTTGCCATCCAGCACGAAATCGATCCGGCAAAGGCCGTCGAGCCAACGCAGATGTACCTCGTTGCCTATCAATACCTGTTCCGCTCGCCCGAAGGCGCGCTTGCCGCGATGACCCTGTTCGTCATCGTGTCGCAGATCAAGATCAACGTGACCAATGCGTACGCAGGTTCGCTCGCATGGTCGAATTTTTTCGCACGGCTCACACATAGTCATCCTGGGCGCGTGGTATGGCTCGTATTCAACGTGCTCATCGCCTTGCTACTGGTCGAGATGGGCGTATTCGAAGCGATCAGCAAGGTGCTCGCGCTGTATTCGAACGTGGCGATTGCGTGGATCGGGGCGCTCGTCGGGGACCTCGTCATCAACAAGCCGCTCAAGCTCAGCCCGTCGTATGTCGAGTTCAAGCGCGCGCATCTGTATGACGTGAACCCGGTCGGCATCGGCGCGATGTTCGTCGCATCCGCCGTCGCAGCGCTTTCGCATGCGGGCGTTTTCGGGCCGGTGGCCGAAGCGCTGTCGTCGTTCATTGCATTGCTGGTGGCGTTCGTGTGTGCCCCCATCATTGCACTCGTCACCCGGGGCCGCTTCTATCTGGCGCGTGACGACAGCACGCTCGCGCCCGGTGCGACCCTGCGCTGCGTGATCTGCGAAAACACCTTCGAACGCGAAGATATGGCGCATTGCCCCGCCTACGCGGGTTCGATCTGTTCGCTATGTTGCTCACTCGATTCACGCTGCAACGACTCGTGCAAGCCACACGCCCGTCTGACCACACAGCTAGGGCAAACCGTGCGCAAGCTGTTTCCGCGCCTGCAGCTCGGACGCGCGAGCTTGCGCATCGCGCAATACCTGGGGTTGTTGATTGTCGGGCTCGTCTTGCTCGGCGGCGTCATGTCGATCCAGTGGTATCAGAGCGTGAGCGCCCTGTCCGACCTCGACACGATAGCGCGCGACGCGCTTCTGCACGGTTACCTGGAAGCGTTCTTCGCACTCGCGCTGGTCGGATGCATTGCTGCGTGGTGGCTGGTGCTGGCGAACGAAAACCGCAAGGTCACGCAGGAAGAACTGCAGCGCCAGGCCGAATTGCTGATGCAGGAAATCGAGGCGCACCGCAAGACCGACGCGGCGCTGCAGCAGGCAAGTGCGGCCGCTGAATCAGCGAACCGTGCGAAGAGCCGCTATGTGACGGGGCTGAGCCATGAACTGCGCACGCCGCTCAACAGTATCCTCGGCTATGCGCAACTGCTCCTGCAAGCCACTGATGAACTCCCTCCCGCACGCCGTGAAGCGGCAGCGACCATCTATCGCAGCGGAGAACACCTGCTGGCGCTGGTCGACGGCTTGCTCGATGTCGCGCGCATCGAGTCGGGCAAGCTTCAACTGAACGTCACGGAAGTCTCGCTGCCGGATTTCATTACCCAACTCAGTGCGATGCTCGAACCGCAGGCGACCGACAAGGGCCTCGCGTTCGACTTCCAGACCACGGGCCGCATGCCGGAAGTGGTTCGTATCGACGAAAAGCGCGTGCGGCAGATTCTGATCAACCTGATCGGCAATGCAATCCGTTTCACGTCGCAAGGCCGCGTGAACGTGCGCGCCGGATATGCGTGGGAAACACTGACCTTCGATATCACCGACACTGGCCCGGGCATTCCTGCCGCCGAACTGGAGCGCCTGTTCCTGCCGTTCGAACGCGGCGCGGCCGCTCGCGAGCATGACCACGGGGCGGGACTCGGTCTCACCATATGCCGGCTGCTGACCGAGCTGATGGGCGGCAACCTGCAGGTACAAAGCGAAGTCGGTAAAGGCACGCGCTTCATCGTGAAGCTGTTCGCATCGGAAGTGCGCGCACCCGTGCGGTTTTCCGGTGGTCAGATCAACATCAGGGGCTATCCGGGCAAACGGCGCACCGTGCTGATCGTCGACGACCTGACGGAGCAGCGGCGCATCATCACGCAGACGCTCGTACCGCTCGGCTTCGACGTGATCGAGGTTGGGAGCGGCCCGCAAGCACTGCAATGGCTCGCGACGGGCGGAGCCGATCTCATTCTGATGGACGTGGCCATGCCGATGATGGACGGTTTCGAGGCGAGCCGGTTGATCCGTGACAATCATCTGTCGGACGCGCCCATCCTGATCCTGTCGGCAAACGCCTTCGCGGACGACCGCGAAAAAGGCGCGGCGGCCGGATGCGACGATTATCTGGCCAAGCCCGTGCACCTGCCGCTGCTGCTCGACAAGATGGCTACGCTGCTCGACTTGCAGTGGATCACCGAGCCCGCGCCGCTATCTGCCGAAGCATCCCTCTCGCCACAGGCGATTGCCTCACTACCGGCGCCCTTGCTCGACAATCTGCGCTCAACACTGGAGATGGGCTATATGCAGGGCTTCATCGAACAACTGGATGCCGCCGAGCATCATGCCCCCGAGCTCTCCTCGCTCCTTGAACCACTACGTGCAATGGCGCGGCGCTTCAGGCTTTCCGAACTCGCGCGCGTGCTTGCGCCACCTCAGCCGACCAACCCCGATGCATGA
- the urtB gene encoding urea ABC transporter permease subunit UrtB, producing the protein MSASDILNITLMQGFAGLSLFSVLLLMGLGLAVIFGQMGVINMAHGEFMTIGAYTIYMFSQVADTVWPGFRPVYFPLAIVVAFVLAFAAGWLAEWALIRHLYKRPLDTLLATWGLSLGMQQVFRSTFGPKEVSPNLPEWLMGSWSPKQGLDIPINGLFVMSLAALMTGGLLLALYRARWGLRVRATVANRQMANAAGIDTKMTDRMTFAIGCGMAGVAGAAFTAIGSTGPTSGSLYIVDSFLVVTFGGAASLLGTVASAFGIAQMQSITEFFMTGSSARVLTLLTIVIVLMLRPQGLFASKVRRA; encoded by the coding sequence ATGTCGGCTTCGGACATTCTCAACATCACGTTGATGCAGGGTTTCGCGGGCCTTTCGCTGTTCAGCGTGCTGTTGCTGATGGGCCTTGGGCTCGCGGTGATCTTCGGCCAGATGGGCGTCATCAATATGGCGCACGGCGAGTTCATGACAATCGGCGCGTACACCATCTACATGTTCTCGCAGGTCGCCGATACGGTGTGGCCCGGTTTCAGGCCGGTGTATTTCCCGCTCGCGATCGTCGTCGCGTTCGTGCTGGCGTTCGCAGCAGGCTGGCTCGCGGAGTGGGCGCTGATCCGTCATCTCTACAAGCGCCCACTCGACACGTTGCTCGCGACATGGGGCTTGAGCCTGGGCATGCAGCAGGTGTTTCGCTCGACCTTCGGCCCGAAGGAAGTCAGCCCGAACCTGCCCGAGTGGCTGATGGGTTCATGGTCGCCGAAGCAGGGCCTCGACATCCCCATCAATGGTCTTTTCGTCATGTCGCTTGCTGCGCTGATGACGGGCGGCCTGTTGCTCGCGCTGTACCGCGCACGCTGGGGCCTGCGTGTGCGAGCCACGGTAGCGAACCGGCAGATGGCGAACGCGGCCGGCATCGACACAAAGATGACGGACCGCATGACCTTCGCGATCGGTTGCGGCATGGCGGGCGTTGCCGGTGCTGCCTTCACCGCGATCGGTTCGACGGGACCGACAAGCGGCTCGCTCTACATCGTCGACTCGTTTCTGGTGGTCACCTTCGGCGGCGCGGCAAGCCTGCTTGGCACGGTAGCGTCGGCGTTCGGCATCGCGCAGATGCAATCGATCACCGAGTTCTTCATGACGGGTTCGTCGGCGCGTGTGCTGACGCTGCTCACCATCGTGATCGTGCTGATGCTGCGGCCACAGGGCCTGTTCGCATCGAAGGTGCGCCGTGCGTGA
- a CDS encoding isocitrate lyase yields MSQYQDDISAVADLKETHGSAWNAISPEYAARMRAQNKFKTGLDIAKYTARIMRADMAAYDADPSKYTQSLGCWHGFIGQQKMISIKKHFNSTERRYLYLSGWMVAALRSEFGPLPDQSMHEKTSVSALIRELYTFLRQADARELGGLFRQLDAAEGPAKAAIQEKIDNHVTHVVPIIADIDAGFGNAEATYLLAKQFIEAGACCIQIENQVSDEKQCGHQDGKVTVPHEDFLAKIRAIRYAFLELGVDDGIIVARTDSLGAGLTKQIAVTRTPGDLGDQYNSFLDCEELSADELGNGDVIIKRDGKLLRPKRLPSNLFQFRAGTGEARCVLDCVTALQNGADLLWIETEKPHIAQIAGMVNEIRKVIPNAKLVYNNSPSFNWTLNFRQQAYDAMKAAGKDVSAYDRAQLMSVEYDQTELAKLADEKIRTFQADASREAGIFHHLITLPTYHTAALSTDNLAREYFGDQGMLGYVAGVQRKEIRQGIACVKHQNMSGSDIGDDHKEYFSGEAALKAAGKDNTMNQF; encoded by the coding sequence ATGAGCCAGTATCAAGACGACATCAGCGCAGTTGCCGATTTGAAAGAGACCCACGGCAGCGCGTGGAATGCGATCAGCCCCGAGTACGCCGCCCGCATGCGTGCCCAGAACAAATTCAAAACGGGCCTGGACATTGCGAAGTACACCGCCAGGATCATGCGCGCCGACATGGCTGCGTACGATGCCGATCCGTCGAAGTACACCCAATCGCTGGGATGCTGGCATGGCTTCATCGGCCAGCAGAAGATGATTTCCATCAAGAAGCACTTCAACAGCACCGAACGCCGCTACCTGTACCTGTCCGGCTGGATGGTGGCCGCGCTGCGCTCGGAGTTCGGCCCGCTGCCGGACCAGTCGATGCATGAAAAGACCTCGGTCAGCGCGCTCATCCGCGAGCTGTACACCTTCCTGCGCCAGGCCGACGCGCGTGAACTGGGCGGCCTGTTCCGCCAGCTGGATGCAGCGGAAGGCCCTGCCAAGGCCGCCATCCAGGAAAAAATCGACAACCACGTCACCCATGTCGTGCCGATCATCGCCGACATCGACGCGGGTTTCGGCAACGCTGAAGCCACCTACCTGTTGGCCAAGCAGTTCATCGAAGCGGGCGCATGCTGCATCCAGATCGAAAACCAGGTGTCCGACGAGAAGCAGTGCGGCCACCAGGACGGCAAGGTCACCGTGCCGCACGAGGACTTTCTCGCCAAGATCCGCGCGATCCGCTACGCGTTTCTGGAACTGGGCGTGGATGACGGCATCATCGTGGCGCGTACCGACTCGCTGGGCGCCGGCCTGACCAAGCAGATCGCCGTGACCCGCACGCCGGGCGACCTGGGCGACCAGTACAACTCTTTCCTCGATTGCGAAGAATTGTCGGCCGACGAACTGGGCAATGGCGACGTCATCATCAAGCGCGACGGCAAGCTGCTGCGTCCGAAGCGCCTGCCGAGCAACCTGTTTCAGTTCCGCGCCGGCACGGGCGAAGCGCGCTGCGTGCTCGATTGCGTCACTGCGCTGCAAAACGGCGCTGACCTGCTGTGGATCGAAACCGAAAAACCGCACATCGCCCAGATCGCAGGCATGGTCAACGAGATTCGCAAGGTCATCCCGAACGCCAAGCTGGTGTACAACAACAGCCCGTCGTTCAACTGGACGCTGAATTTCCGCCAGCAGGCGTATGACGCGATGAAGGCCGCAGGCAAGGATGTGTCGGCATACGATCGCGCCCAGCTGATGAGCGTGGAATACGATCAGACCGAACTGGCAAAACTCGCCGACGAGAAAATCCGTACCTTCCAGGCCGACGCATCGCGCGAAGCAGGTATCTTCCACCACCTGATTACGCTGCCGACGTACCATACCGCCGCACTGTCCACCGACAATCTGGCGAGGGAATACTTCGGCGACCAGGGCATGCTGGGATATGTGGCTGGCGTGCAGCGCAAGGAAATCCGTCAGGGCATCGCGTGCGTCAAGCACCAGAACATGTCCGGTTCGGACATCGGCGATGACCACAAGGAGTATTTCAGCGGCGAAGCTGCCCTGAAAGCGGCGGGCAAAGACAACACCATGAACCAGTTCTGA
- a CDS encoding response regulator transcription factor, with translation MHDDQHLLPSETASLPELPNDRAVVLIVDDTPDNLALLSDTLNDAGYAVLVALDGQSALQRLARVTPDVVLLDALMPGMDGFETCKLIKSDPRNRHLPVIFMTALTESEHVVHGFRVGGIDYVPKPVKPSEVVARIAAHVQRSRQQRHMDVALAIGMRAALIAAEDGTIRWQSELARERLPRYAAVGAPGDGLPDLLHQWLLRWIGAGCDLQASFDTVSGRVRQSVRVLGRAEHGDWLIVLEEFDDASQTDSLAARFSLTSREAEVLLWLSRGKTNRDISDILGMAPRTVNKHLEHVFSKLSVETRSAAAAVAMRCLTQQQK, from the coding sequence ATGCATGACGATCAACACCTTCTGCCCAGCGAGACGGCGAGCCTGCCCGAGCTGCCCAACGACCGCGCGGTCGTGCTGATCGTCGACGACACGCCCGACAATCTCGCCCTGCTCTCGGATACGCTGAACGACGCGGGCTATGCGGTGCTCGTCGCGCTGGACGGCCAATCGGCGCTGCAACGACTCGCGCGAGTGACGCCCGACGTCGTGCTGCTCGACGCACTGATGCCGGGCATGGACGGCTTCGAGACTTGCAAGCTCATCAAGAGCGATCCGCGCAATCGACACTTGCCCGTGATTTTTATGACCGCGCTGACAGAAAGCGAACACGTCGTGCATGGCTTTCGCGTTGGCGGTATCGACTATGTGCCAAAACCAGTCAAGCCGAGCGAAGTGGTCGCGCGTATCGCCGCACACGTGCAACGATCCCGGCAACAACGGCATATGGATGTGGCATTGGCGATCGGCATGCGCGCGGCACTCATCGCCGCGGAAGACGGCACCATACGTTGGCAAAGCGAACTCGCACGCGAGCGGCTACCCCGCTACGCAGCAGTGGGTGCGCCCGGTGACGGGCTGCCTGACTTGCTGCATCAATGGCTGCTGCGCTGGATCGGCGCCGGCTGCGATTTGCAGGCGAGCTTCGATACGGTGAGCGGCCGCGTGCGTCAAAGCGTACGGGTACTCGGACGCGCGGAGCACGGCGACTGGCTCATCGTGCTGGAAGAGTTCGACGATGCGTCGCAGACCGATAGCCTCGCCGCACGTTTCAGCCTCACGAGCCGCGAGGCGGAAGTGTTGCTCTGGCTTTCACGCGGCAAGACAAACCGCGATATCAGCGACATTCTGGGCATGGCGCCGCGCACGGTTAACAAGCATCTCGAACATGTATTCAGCAAGCTGAGTGTCGAAACGCGATCGGCAGCCGCCGCAGTTGCCATGCGTTGCCTCACGCAGCAACAGAAATGA
- the urtD gene encoding urea ABC transporter ATP-binding protein UrtD gives MSNTDFVLAVEGLSVAFDGFKAVDDLSLYVDRGELRVVIGPNGAGKTTLLDLICGKTRANAGSIKFRNEEMTRLPEFRRVRKGIGRKFQTPSIYENLTVFQNLEVSFPRGRGVFGALAFKRTSDVLDRVKSVAQEIGLEKELDLEAGLLSHGQKQWLEIGMLLMQEPELLMLDEPIAGMSVREREITAELLKRICQNRSMIVIEHDMAFVEQIAHKVTVMHQGKILAEGPMEKVQSDQRVIDVYLGH, from the coding sequence ATGAGCAACACCGATTTCGTGCTGGCCGTCGAAGGGCTGTCCGTCGCGTTCGACGGTTTCAAGGCGGTCGACGATCTGAGCCTGTATGTGGATCGCGGCGAACTTCGCGTCGTGATCGGACCCAACGGTGCGGGCAAGACCACGCTGCTCGATCTGATCTGCGGCAAGACACGCGCGAACGCGGGCAGCATCAAGTTCCGCAACGAAGAGATGACGCGACTGCCGGAATTTCGACGCGTGCGCAAAGGCATTGGGCGCAAGTTTCAGACGCCGTCGATCTACGAGAACCTCACCGTGTTCCAGAACCTCGAAGTGTCGTTCCCGCGCGGACGTGGCGTATTCGGCGCGCTCGCGTTCAAGCGCACGAGCGACGTGCTGGACCGCGTAAAGAGCGTCGCGCAGGAAATCGGCCTGGAAAAGGAACTCGATCTCGAAGCCGGGCTGCTGTCTCACGGCCAGAAGCAATGGCTCGAAATCGGCATGCTGCTGATGCAGGAGCCGGAACTGCTGATGCTCGACGAACCGATTGCCGGCATGAGCGTGCGCGAGCGCGAGATTACGGCGGAGCTGCTGAAACGAATCTGCCAGAACCGCTCGATGATCGTGATCGAGCACGACATGGCTTTCGTCGAACAGATCGCGCACAAGGTCACGGTGATGCATCAGGGAAAGATCCTCGCGGAGGGGCCGATGGAGAAGGTGCAATCGGACCAGCGCGTGATCGACGTTTATCTTGGTCACTGA
- the urtC gene encoding urea ABC transporter permease subunit UrtC codes for MNPIADAPVDTQAPPAAGWLRRMFLHRGGYGSFIVLALLILVVFPLTLDVFRLNLMGKYLTYAFVAVGLVIAWGYGGVLSLGQGVFFGLGGYCMAMFLKLEASDPVSTKIQSTPGIPDFMDWNQLTALPLWWKPFHSLPFSLLAVLVVPGLLAFIVGFAMFKRRVGGVYFAIITQAVALILSVLIIGQQGYTGGVNGITDLRTLLGWDIRGDHAKLVLYFVNAALLLAAILFCRRVTRSKLGTLLLAMRDKEDRVRFSGYDVAMFKVFSFCLAAVLAAIGGAMFTLQVGFMSPSFVGIVPSIEMVIYAAVGGRMSLVGAVYGAILVNLGKTWFSESFPNLWLFLMAALFIGVVMAFPNGLAGLYDSHVKPWLMRRGARSTS; via the coding sequence ATGAATCCAATCGCGGATGCCCCCGTCGATACGCAAGCGCCACCGGCCGCGGGCTGGTTGCGCCGTATGTTCCTGCATCGCGGCGGCTACGGCAGCTTCATCGTACTGGCGCTGCTGATCCTCGTCGTGTTTCCGCTGACGCTCGACGTGTTCCGCCTCAACCTGATGGGCAAGTACCTGACCTATGCGTTCGTCGCAGTCGGCCTCGTGATCGCGTGGGGATACGGCGGCGTGCTGAGCCTCGGCCAGGGCGTGTTCTTCGGACTGGGCGGCTATTGCATGGCGATGTTCCTCAAGCTCGAAGCCTCCGATCCCGTCAGCACGAAAATCCAGTCGACGCCCGGCATCCCCGACTTCATGGACTGGAACCAGTTGACCGCGCTGCCGCTATGGTGGAAGCCGTTCCACTCACTGCCGTTTTCGTTGCTCGCGGTGCTGGTGGTGCCTGGCCTGCTCGCGTTCATTGTCGGTTTCGCCATGTTCAAGCGGCGCGTGGGCGGCGTGTACTTCGCGATCATCACGCAGGCTGTGGCGCTGATCCTGTCGGTGCTGATCATCGGTCAGCAAGGCTATACAGGTGGCGTAAACGGCATCACGGATTTGCGCACGCTGCTCGGCTGGGACATCCGCGGCGATCACGCCAAGCTGGTTCTCTACTTCGTCAACGCGGCGCTGTTGCTCGCCGCGATCCTCTTCTGCCGGCGGGTCACGCGCAGCAAGCTCGGTACGCTGCTGCTGGCGATGCGCGACAAGGAAGACCGCGTACGTTTCTCCGGCTACGACGTGGCGATGTTCAAGGTCTTTTCTTTCTGCCTCGCTGCCGTGCTCGCGGCGATCGGCGGCGCGATGTTCACGTTGCAGGTGGGCTTCATGTCGCCGTCGTTCGTGGGCATCGTGCCGTCGATCGAGATGGTGATCTATGCGGCTGTCGGCGGACGCATGTCGCTGGTCGGCGCTGTGTACGGCGCGATTCTCGTCAATCTCGGCAAGACGTGGTTCTCCGAGAGCTTTCCGAACCTGTGGCTGTTCCTGATGGCGGCGCTCTTCATCGGCGTGGTGATGGCGTTCCCCAACGGGCTCGCGGGCCTCTACGACAGTCACGTGAAGCCCTGGCTCATGCGCCGTGGCGCAAGGAGCACGTCATGA
- the urtA gene encoding urea ABC transporter substrate-binding protein, translating to MSHDDHNDQIMPSAMRRKLLMGLAAAPALAVPAIGWAQQYPTAKVNTTNLAVTDTEVTVGQLHSATGTMAISETGSIQAERLAIEQINGMGGILGRKIKIIQEDGASDWPTFAEKSKKLLENDHVAAVFGCWTSASRKAVLPIFERDNGLLYYPTFYEGLEQSKNVFYTGQEATQQILWGLNWANQTKKAKSFFLIGSDYIWPRTSNKIARKHIEGHLQGCKVVGEEYYPLGTTNFNSLINKIKIAKPDCIYAIIVGGSNVAFYKQLKAAGITADKQFLLTISVTEDEVLGIGGENVAGFYSAMKYFESLDNENNKKFVAAFKAKYGPKAVIGDVTQAAYLGPWLWKAAVEKAGSFDVDKVVAASPGIELKTAPEGYVKIHANHHLWSRTRIGQAQADGQFKVVAESPDLIEPNPFPKGYQ from the coding sequence ATGTCGCACGACGATCACAACGACCAGATCATGCCGTCGGCCATGCGCCGCAAACTCTTGATGGGCCTCGCCGCAGCGCCCGCGCTCGCGGTGCCGGCCATCGGCTGGGCGCAGCAATATCCGACCGCGAAGGTCAATACGACCAACCTCGCCGTGACCGATACGGAAGTGACTGTCGGCCAGCTTCACTCGGCTACCGGCACGATGGCAATCTCCGAGACGGGTTCGATTCAGGCCGAGCGTCTGGCAATCGAGCAGATCAACGGGATGGGCGGCATTCTGGGCCGCAAGATCAAGATCATTCAGGAAGACGGGGCGTCCGACTGGCCCACCTTTGCCGAGAAGTCGAAGAAGCTGCTGGAAAACGACCATGTGGCCGCTGTGTTCGGCTGCTGGACATCGGCGTCGCGCAAGGCTGTGTTGCCGATCTTCGAGCGCGACAACGGTCTGCTGTACTACCCGACCTTCTACGAAGGCCTCGAGCAGTCGAAAAACGTCTTCTATACCGGACAGGAAGCGACCCAACAGATCCTCTGGGGCCTGAACTGGGCGAACCAGACCAAGAAGGCGAAGAGCTTCTTCCTGATTGGCTCCGACTACATCTGGCCGCGCACGTCGAACAAGATTGCGCGCAAGCACATCGAGGGGCACCTGCAGGGCTGCAAGGTCGTCGGCGAAGAGTATTACCCGCTCGGCACCACGAACTTCAATTCGCTCATCAACAAGATCAAGATCGCGAAGCCCGATTGCATCTACGCGATCATCGTCGGCGGCTCGAACGTGGCGTTCTACAAGCAGCTGAAGGCGGCGGGCATTACGGCAGACAAGCAGTTCCTGCTGACCATCTCAGTGACGGAAGACGAGGTACTGGGTATTGGCGGCGAAAACGTCGCGGGCTTCTATTCGGCCATGAAGTATTTCGAATCGCTCGACAACGAGAACAACAAGAAATTCGTCGCGGCGTTCAAGGCGAAGTATGGGCCGAAGGCGGTCATCGGCGACGTCACGCAGGCAGCGTACCTCGGGCCATGGCTGTGGAAGGCGGCTGTCGAGAAAGCCGGCAGTTTCGACGTCGACAAGGTCGTTGCAGCTTCGCCAGGCATCGAACTGAAGACGGCGCCCGAAGGCTACGTGAAGATCCACGCGAACCACCACTTGTGGAGCCGGACGCGCATCGGCCAGGCGCAGGCGGACGGGCAGTTCAAGGTGGTCGCGGAATCGCCGGATCTGATCGAGCCGAATCCATTCCCGAAGGGCTATCAGTAA